The Anoplopoma fimbria isolate UVic2021 breed Golden Eagle Sablefish chromosome 20, Afim_UVic_2022, whole genome shotgun sequence genome includes a window with the following:
- the cited4b gene encoding cbp/p300-interacting transactivator 4b: MADHLMMPMNHSSAGASLHGYRMGMNGGLQAGHQQHASQQGMRALPNGQMMHYGGAQANMETAMRQRHGIVGGPMNGQMNGAQMGHHQMTSGNMMYNGQPQQQQHHPQQQQQHHMHPQQQQHQQQQQQQQQQQQQQQQQHQQQAQHQQQAQHPQQQQQFMNGGLTSQQLMASMQLQKLNTQYHGHPLGPMGGNHMGPTTQYRMNPAQLANMQHMAGPALALNGMDADMIDEEVLTSLVMELGLDRVQELPELFLGQNEFDFISDFVSKQQPSTVSC; encoded by the coding sequence ATGGCAGACCATCTGATGATGCCCATGAACCACAGCTCAGCGGGCGCCAGTCTCCACGGTTACAGGATGGGCATGAATGGCGGCCTGCAGGCAGGTCACCAGCAGCATGCCAGCCAGCAGGGCATGCGGGCACTGCCCAATGGCCAGATGATGCACTACGGTGGCGCCCAGGCCAACATGGAGACCGCCATGAGGCAGCGGCATGGCATAGTGGGCGGACCCATGAATGGACAAATGAACGGGGCCCAGATGGGTCACCACCAGATGACCTCTGGTAACATGATGTATAATGGTCAGCCCCAGCAGCAACAGCATcaccctcagcagcagcagcagcatcacatGCATCCgcagcagcaacagcatcaacaacaacaacaacaacaacaacaacaacaacaacaacaacaacaacagcaccagcAACAAGCCCAGCACCAGCAACAAGCCCAGCACccgcagcagcaacaacagttCATGAACGGAGGTTTAACGTCCCAGCAGCTCATGGCCAGCATGCAGCTGCAAAAACTAAACACCCAGTACCATGGACACCCGCTGGGACCTATGGGTGGGAACCACATGGGGCCCACAACCCAGTACCGCATGAACCCAGCCCAGCTGGCTAACATGCAGCACATGGCCGGGCCAGCCCTGGCCCTGAACGGCATGGACGCGGATATGATTGACGAGGAAGTTCTGACCTCGCTTGTCATGGAGCTGGGCTTGGATCGGGTCCAGGAGCTGCCTGAACTCTTCTTGGGCCAGAATGAGTTTGATTTCATCTCAGACTTTGTCAGCAAACAGCAGCCCAGCACCGTTAGTTGCTGA